A stretch of the Aquipuribacter hungaricus genome encodes the following:
- the hpt gene encoding hypoxanthine phosphoribosyltransferase, which yields MDARDAGTDLESVLLTEEQVQTRLREMAAEIDAFYAGSEVLLVGVLKGAVMVMADLARALTVPVTMDWMAVSSYGSGTKSSGVVRILKDLDTDLSGKHVLIVEDIIDSGLTLSWLSANLGSRGPASVRIATLLRKPTAAKVEVEVSWVGFDIGEQFVVGYGLDYDEKYRNLRDIGILAPHMYG from the coding sequence ATGGACGCCCGTGACGCCGGGACCGACCTGGAGAGCGTGCTGCTCACCGAGGAGCAGGTGCAGACCAGGCTCCGCGAGATGGCTGCCGAGATCGACGCCTTCTACGCCGGGTCGGAGGTGCTGCTCGTCGGCGTCCTCAAGGGGGCCGTCATGGTCATGGCGGACCTCGCCCGCGCCCTCACCGTGCCGGTGACCATGGACTGGATGGCGGTGTCGAGCTACGGCTCCGGGACCAAGTCCTCCGGCGTCGTGCGGATCCTCAAGGACCTCGACACCGACCTGTCCGGCAAGCACGTCCTCATCGTCGAGGACATCATCGACTCCGGCCTCACCCTGTCGTGGCTGAGCGCCAACCTCGGCTCCCGCGGACCGGCGTCGGTCCGCATCGCCACCCTGCTCCGCAAGCCCACCGCCGCCAAGGTCGAGGTCGAGGTGTCGTGGGTCGGCTTCGACATCGGCGAGCAGTTCGTCGTCGGCTACGGCCTGGACTACGACGAGAAGTACCGCAACCTGCGCGACATCGGGATCCTCGCCCCCCACATGTACGGCTGA